Proteins found in one Quercus robur chromosome 2, dhQueRobu3.1, whole genome shotgun sequence genomic segment:
- the LOC126713605 gene encoding putative serine/threonine-protein kinase produces MDHAYQALVAATASFFVVTLIFAVLVILCRKPKKPTPTTSAQRPGRVHNPVNNMTELSSVTADESASFDPNLRISMQELRKATKDFSTDLIIGDGSFGLVYKAQLSSGVTVAIKKLDPDAFQGFREFRAEMETLGKLRHPNIVKILGWCVSGNERLLIYEFVQKGSLDQWLQQEQDVPTLSWGTRVKIVKGVAKGLSFLHNLEKPIVHRDIKASNVLIDSDFEAHIADFGLARRIDTSNSHVSTQFAGTMGYMPPEYKEGLTAATLEADVYSFGILMFEIATGKRPNLPTLLDGKEVGLVQWARKMLAQNQHMEMVDASLSREDGLIEAHVKEYFEIAGMCTSEIRKERPAMAKIVELLDQIPV; encoded by the coding sequence ATGGATCACGCTTACCAAGCACTCGTTGCAGCCACCGCAAGCTTCTTCGTCGTGACCCTGATCTTCGCTGTCTTGGTGATTCTATGTCGAAAACCCAAGAAACCCACACCCACAACATCCGCCCAGCGCCCTGGACGAGTTCATAACCCTGTCAATAACATGACCGAGCTATCCTCGGTCACAGCCGATGAGAGCGCTTCCTTCGACCCTAACCTCCGAATCTCCATGCAGGAGCTGAGGAAGGCCACCAAAGATTTCTCCACAGACTTGATCATCGGTGACGGCAGCTTCGGCCTCGTCTACAAGGCACAGCTCTCCAGCGGCGTCACCGTCGCCATAAAAAAACTCGACCCAGATGCTTTCCAAGGTTTTCGTGAGTTTCGAGCTGAGATGGAGACTTTAGGTAAGCTTCGACACCCAAACATCGTCAAAATTCTTGGCTGGTGCGTGTCCGGCAATGAAAGGCTTCTCATATACGAGTTTGTTCAGAAAGGTAGTTTGGATCAGTGGTTACAGCAAGAACAGGATGTGCCCACTTTATCTTGGGGGACTCGAGTTAAGATTGTCAAGGGTGTGGCTAAAGGACTctcttttttgcataatttgGAAAAACCCATTGTTCATCGAGATATTAAGGCCAGCAATGTGCTTATAGACTCTGATTTTGAGGCCCATATTGCTGATTTTGGTCTCGCAAGGAGGATCGACACCTCGAATTCACATGTGTCCACTCAATTTGCAGGCACAATGGGGTACATGCCCCCTGAGTACAAAGAGGGCCTCACTGCAGCTACTCTCGAGGCTGATGTTTACAGTTTTGGGATCTTAATGTTTGAAATTGCTACTGGGAAACGACCCAATTTGCCTACCCTTTTGGATGGGAAAGAGGTTGGATTAGTCCAATGGGCAAGGAAAATGCTGGCCCAAAATCAGCATATGGAAATGGTGGATGCTAGTTTGTCGAGGGAGGATGGCCTAATAGAAGCCCATGTGAAAGAGTATTTTGAAATTGCAGGTATGTGTACTAGTGAGATACGAAAAGAAAGGCCAGCTATGGCTAAGATTGTTGAATTGTTAGATCAAATTCCTGTCTGA